One Streptomyces sp. NBC_01217 genomic region harbors:
- a CDS encoding MFS transporter encodes MTANADSSLWRHRDFRLYWTGQASDVLGSSLSSVAIPLVAVVSLHATTWQAAVLAAVQKTPPLLFSLPAGAWCDRVRKRPLMMTTSPACAAAMGSIPLAASFGRLTLMQLWVAAFVVGSCHVVGMAASLSSIPHLLPSHRLMEANAKLASANTLADIGGPALAGALIGVIGAARAVAADAVSYLVTAWCTLRILSPETVPEQRTAKRSVRSEIRAGLAYTWRHPVIGPLVTTNAITSTVLAGTNAIWVVYLIVPA; translated from the coding sequence ATGACAGCCAACGCAGACTCGAGTCTGTGGCGCCACCGCGACTTCCGCCTCTACTGGACGGGCCAGGCCAGCGACGTGCTGGGCTCCTCGCTCAGCTCCGTCGCCATCCCCCTGGTCGCGGTCGTGAGCCTGCACGCCACGACGTGGCAGGCCGCCGTCCTGGCGGCCGTGCAGAAGACGCCGCCCCTGCTGTTCTCGCTGCCGGCCGGTGCCTGGTGCGACCGCGTCCGCAAACGGCCCCTGATGATGACGACGAGCCCGGCCTGCGCGGCAGCGATGGGATCGATCCCCCTGGCCGCCTCCTTCGGCAGGCTGACCCTGATGCAGCTGTGGGTAGCGGCGTTCGTCGTCGGCTCCTGCCACGTCGTGGGCATGGCCGCGAGCCTGTCCTCCATCCCGCATCTCCTGCCGTCACACCGGCTCATGGAGGCCAACGCCAAACTGGCCAGCGCAAACACACTGGCCGACATCGGCGGCCCGGCCCTCGCCGGAGCCCTGATCGGCGTGATCGGCGCTGCCCGCGCGGTCGCCGCAGACGCGGTCTCCTACCTAGTCACCGCCTGGTGCACCCTGCGCATCCTCAGCCCCGAGACCGTGCCGGAGCAGCGCACCGCAAAACGGAGCGTGCGCAGCGAGATCCGGGCCGGCCTCGCCTACACCTGGCGACATCCCGTCATCGGCCCGCTCGTGACCACGAACGCGATCACCTCCACCGTCCTCGCCGGCACCAACGCCATCTGGGTCGTGTACCTGATTGTTCCCGCTTAG
- a CDS encoding site-specific integrase, translated as MPLLFDDDLLFEDSNGIRPTTVINCWACELPANGCPSPNSWPYYVRTVREWLEFISEHGVALFDTRRRLKAALGAYSVYRAQGPIKHRFEASTWNQNMGILAGFYKWAKDEEYADSEPFTYRQAVWAFKGQVRRGRVNQSRRRQAKPHVTIKYLDDDFTDMFLKGLAGLGPAGERDLRYRGRELARNSAVGRMIVSSGLRSQEYTYLLACEVPALPSRRTAVPVSFPVPSGITKGGTYRESWIDYDVLAELHSYIALARAAATFGSSWRPPARWGEPLFVTDADQRGGRVNGVRVQWSSLGPGERRRLVAPEGGSMLLSVWGQGRPFTGWATVFARTADRIRERYEPRFPHVNPHRLRHTMAMATMARLMRGWYEQAARQVRDTDDDAALAQYLRTQEPLLILRDLLGHSSSLTTEAYLHRLDVLRLFTSLYRRVGKEYGLLDEEVELELETEFDDELAVL; from the coding sequence ATGCCGCTGCTGTTCGACGACGACCTCCTCTTCGAGGACAGCAACGGCATCCGTCCCACAACCGTGATCAACTGCTGGGCTTGCGAGCTGCCGGCGAATGGATGCCCATCGCCGAATTCGTGGCCCTACTACGTGCGTACGGTGCGTGAGTGGCTGGAGTTCATATCCGAGCACGGAGTCGCCCTGTTCGACACGCGGCGTCGTCTGAAGGCGGCGTTGGGCGCGTACTCCGTCTATCGAGCTCAGGGCCCCATCAAGCATCGCTTCGAGGCATCTACGTGGAACCAGAACATGGGGATTCTGGCGGGGTTCTACAAGTGGGCGAAGGATGAGGAGTACGCCGACTCCGAGCCGTTCACGTACCGGCAGGCGGTTTGGGCGTTCAAGGGGCAAGTCCGTCGCGGGCGGGTCAACCAGTCACGGCGGCGCCAGGCCAAGCCTCATGTGACGATCAAGTATCTCGACGACGACTTCACGGACATGTTCCTGAAGGGGTTGGCGGGTCTGGGCCCCGCGGGGGAGCGGGATCTGCGGTACAGAGGGCGGGAGTTGGCCCGGAACTCGGCGGTCGGTCGAATGATCGTCTCCAGCGGGCTACGCAGCCAGGAGTACACGTATCTGCTGGCCTGCGAGGTGCCCGCGCTTCCTTCGCGACGGACTGCGGTGCCGGTGTCGTTTCCGGTCCCTTCCGGAATCACCAAGGGAGGCACGTACCGCGAGTCGTGGATCGATTACGACGTGCTGGCTGAGCTGCACTCCTACATCGCTCTCGCCCGGGCGGCGGCGACGTTCGGATCGTCGTGGCGTCCGCCGGCCCGCTGGGGGGAGCCGCTGTTCGTGACGGACGCCGACCAGCGGGGAGGGCGGGTTAACGGGGTCCGTGTGCAGTGGAGTTCGCTCGGCCCTGGCGAACGGCGGCGTCTGGTCGCTCCGGAGGGCGGTTCGATGCTGCTGTCGGTGTGGGGCCAGGGACGCCCGTTCACCGGATGGGCCACGGTCTTCGCCAGGACCGCGGATCGCATCCGCGAGCGCTACGAACCGCGTTTCCCGCACGTCAATCCGCACCGGCTGCGTCACACCATGGCCATGGCGACCATGGCTCGGCTGATGCGTGGCTGGTACGAGCAGGCTGCTCGGCAGGTCCGCGACACTGATGACGATGCCGCCCTGGCGCAATACCTGCGGACCCAGGAACCGCTGCTGATTCTGCGCGATCTGCTCGGCCATTCCAGTTCGTTGACCACGGAAGCGTACCTCCACCGTCTGGACGTGCTCCGCCTGTTCACGTCCCTGTACCGGCGGGTCGGCAAGGAGTACGGCCTGCTGGACGAGGAGGTCGAGCTGGAGCTCGAGACTGAGTTCGACGACGAACTGGCGGTGCTCTGA
- a CDS encoding bifunctional class I SAM-dependent methyltransferase/NUDIX hydrolase has translation MPVEDINTHAWKVYGQRQLARAYAPPIPDQMSWAPWEGVGPGGEVLGDITGRRVLDIGSGAGHHAVHLAQAHGARVTGIELSPTQHERAASSHADVEGVEFTQGDVAEYLAGAEPFDAAYAIGTLGFIDPHRALPALRDGLRPDAPLILSLLHTDLHGRGPSTEVAPREQMILLRDDPPLPTQMWVLAPQLWEDLLPEYGFRVEAIDLLHHPDENAPVIQQLIRARRLPDRPARVASRPRSTRPPMSHAAVGVGAILLSEQGLLLGRHRRGTLELPGGTVEAGESFEAAVVREVGEETGLIARPGDVRLLGTLVDHIEGVLRVTVGALVHAWRGQPATQPDESVGDWAWHPLDQLPDGLFVCSAQILTAWRPDLPIDHTPAHFTPFTHGTPTTTTVDGLA, from the coding sequence CGACCAGATGTCCTGGGCGCCCTGGGAGGGAGTCGGGCCGGGAGGTGAAGTCCTTGGCGACATCACCGGCCGCCGCGTCCTGGACATCGGTTCCGGGGCCGGCCACCACGCCGTCCATCTCGCCCAGGCTCACGGCGCTCGCGTCACCGGAATCGAGCTGTCCCCGACCCAGCACGAACGCGCCGCCTCCAGCCACGCGGACGTTGAGGGCGTGGAGTTCACACAAGGGGATGTAGCCGAGTACCTGGCCGGGGCCGAGCCGTTCGACGCCGCGTACGCCATCGGCACGCTGGGGTTCATCGACCCGCACCGTGCGCTGCCGGCGCTGCGCGACGGACTGCGTCCCGACGCGCCGCTGATCCTCTCGCTCCTGCACACCGACCTGCACGGCCGCGGGCCGTCCACGGAGGTGGCACCGCGCGAGCAGATGATTCTGCTGCGTGACGATCCGCCCTTGCCGACTCAGATGTGGGTCTTGGCGCCGCAGCTGTGGGAGGACCTGCTCCCGGAGTACGGCTTCCGCGTCGAGGCCATCGACCTGCTGCACCACCCTGACGAGAACGCCCCGGTCATCCAGCAGCTCATCCGCGCCCGCCGCCTGCCCGACCGGCCGGCACGGGTTGCCAGCCGCCCCCGCAGCACCAGACCGCCAATGTCGCACGCGGCCGTCGGTGTCGGAGCAATCCTCCTCAGCGAGCAAGGACTCCTGCTGGGCCGCCACCGCCGCGGCACCCTCGAACTGCCCGGCGGAACCGTCGAGGCCGGAGAGTCCTTCGAAGCCGCGGTGGTCCGCGAAGTCGGCGAGGAGACCGGTCTGATCGCCCGCCCCGGCGACGTCAGGCTCCTGGGCACGCTCGTCGACCACATCGAAGGCGTCCTACGGGTCACCGTCGGCGCGCTCGTCCACGCCTGGCGGGGACAGCCGGCCACACAGCCGGACGAAAGCGTCGGCGACTGGGCCTGGCACCCTCTCGATCAGCTTCCCGACGGCCTGTTCGTGTGCAGCGCCCAGATCCTCACCGCCTGGCGTCCCGACCTGCCCATCGACCACACCCCCGCACACTTCACGCCCTTCACCCACGGCACACCGACCACGACGACGGTGGACGGCCTGGCATGA